In a genomic window of Meriones unguiculatus strain TT.TT164.6M chromosome 8, Bangor_MerUng_6.1, whole genome shotgun sequence:
- the Phf5a gene encoding PHD finger-like domain-containing protein 5A: protein MAKHHPDLIFCRKQAGVAIGRLCEKCDGKCVICDSYVRPCTLVRICDECNYGSYQGRCVICGGPGVSDAYYCKECTIQEKDRDGCPKIVNLGSSKTDLFYERKKYGFKKR from the exons ATGGCTAAACACCACCCGGATCTGATTTTCTGCCGCAAGCAGGCTGGAGTTG CTATCGGGAGACTGTGTGAAAAAT GTGATGGCAAATGCGTTATCTGTGACTCCTACGTGCGCCCCTGCACCCTGGTTCGCATATGCGATGAGTGTAACTATGGCTCGTACCAGGGTCGCTGTGTGATCTGTGGAGGTCCCGGAGTCTCCGATGCCTACTATTGTAAAGAGTGCACCATTCAAGAGAAGGAT AGAGATGGTTGCCCAAAGATTGTCAACTTGGGGAGCTCTAAGACAGACCTCTTCTATGAACGCAAAAAATATGGCTTCAAGAAGAGGTGA